In one Yarrowia lipolytica chromosome 1A, complete sequence genomic region, the following are encoded:
- a CDS encoding uncharacterized protein (Compare to YALI0A06633g, no similarity) — translation MPLGDSQALTQASIALLTMYGVCLADLCSSFSFTAVVALAFQLGSSEFHPVSMSISNRSFACENDGPLKRNCTLESSQSVARAQWLWHFALAAANAVLKNSQGTKVVLTFVSQHNHSLFAHGTFSAHGGQPDTKGYRLKTLGSGGCTRFCKELADFSAQTLNQELSHWAHAINASLPFLTDSWDSGISPHCPKTTQSDGKKKMETSSL, via the exons ATGCCTCTGGGGGACTCACAGGCTCTGACTCAGGCATCTATTGCTCTTTTGACCATGTATGGCGTTTGTCTGGCAGATCTTTGCTCTAGTTTCAGCTTTACTGCTGTAGTGGCTCTTGCATTTCAGCTTGGCTCTTCA GAGTTTCACCCcgtgagtatgagtatCTCGAACAGGAGTTTCGCCTGTGAGAATGATGGTCCTCTCAAAAGGAATTGCACCCTTGAGTCCTCTCAGTCGGTGGCTCGGGCTCAATGGCTCTGGCACTTTGCTCTGGCGGCTGCAAATGCGGTTCTAAAGAACTCACAAGGCACGAAGGTGGTTCTGACATTTGTCAGTCAGCACAATCACTCGCTCTTTGCTCACGGCACTTTTTCAGCTCATGGCGGTCAACCGGACACAAAAGGTTACAGACTTAAGACACTTGGCTCAGGCGGTTGTACTCGCTTCTGCAAAGAACTCGCCGATTTCTCAGCTCAAACGCTCAATCAGGAGCTGTCGCACTGGGCTCATGCGATAAACGCGTCATTGCCTTTCTTAACCGACTCTTGGGATTCTGGAATTTCACCACATTGCCCAAAAACAACTCAATCGGacggcaaaaaaaaaatggaaacGTCCTCGCTGTAG
- a CDS encoding uncharacterized protein (Compare to YALI0A06589g, similar to uniprot|P27810 Saccharomyces cerevisiae YOR099w KTR1 mannosyltransferase involved in n-linked and o-linked glycosylation), with product MRIRLSRGQIRLTTLTILSMVVVFLVYASLSGVRVQGYEIRVTQKDSSPNGDKHHNVMHNVHEAPNPPQKKTQKVVNTHNINGDFGKSIDELKKGHLEEEEAKAKELEEQYQNRGEAQAVSGSETEDEEPSHTEIILPSNSATPFVMKAPSLMHSSPGSNPDPNIQIAFDYPALRQQTERANATLVSLVRNKELKQMVRTVKNYEDRFNHKFRYDWVFLNDEPFDDDFIETMTNLVSGKAKFGLVPKEHWSVPSWVDKEKADKARKAMAEQVIYGDSESYRHMCRFNSGFFFHHPLMQEYRYYWRVEPETAIHCDVNYDIFQFMQTNNKTYGFTITLLENPLTVASLWQETKAYTKAHPEVLAKDNLLNWLSYDKGENYNMCHFWSNFEVADMDFWRSEAYQKYFDHLDKSGGFFYERWGDAPVHSIAAALFLPKSEVHFFNDIGYTHPPFTHCPIDGDTRKEGKCSCLAEETFDWKPCSCLGRYLDVQRIKRPHDWENYSDW from the coding sequence ATGAGAATACGCCTATCTCGCGGCCAGATCCGCCTCACCACCCTCACCATTCTctccatggtggtggtgtttctCGTCTACGCCTCCTTGTCGGGAGTGCGAGTGCAGGGCTACGAAATCCGAGTGACGCAGAAGGACTCCAGTCCAAACGGTGACAAGCACCACAATGTGATGCACAACGTGCACGAAGCCCCCAACCCACCCCAGAAGAAAACGCAGAAGGTGGTCAACACCCACAACATCAACGGCGACTTTGGCAAGTCCATAGACGAGCTCAAAAAGGGAcacctggaggaggaagaggccaaggccaaggagctggaggaacAGTACCAGAACCGAGGCGAGGCCCAGGCCGTGAGCGGCTCCGAGACTGAAGACGAGGAGCCCTCCCACACGGAAATCATTCTGCCGTCCAACTCGGCCACCCCCTTCGTCATGAAGGCCCCTTCTCTCATGCATTCGTCCCCTGGTTCCAACCCAGACCCCAACATCCAAATTGCATTCGACTACCCCGCTCTCCGTCAGCAGACGGAGCGAGCCAACGCCACTCTAGTTTCGCTGGTCCgaaacaaggagctcaaacaGATGGTGCGCACGGTCAAGAACTACGAGGACCGCTTCAACCACAAGTTCCGCTACGACTGGGTCTTCCTCAACGATGAGCCCTTTGACGACGACTTTATCGAGACAATGACAAACCTCGTGTCGGGTAAAGCCAAGTTCGGACTTGTCCCTAAAGAACACTGGTCTGTACCCTCCTGGgttgacaaggagaaggcaGACAAGGCGAGAAAGGCCATGGCCGAGCAGGTCATCTACGGAGACTCGGAGTCATACCGACACATGTGCCGATTCAACTCtggcttcttcttccaccatCCTCTCATGCAGGAATACAGATACTACTGGCGTGTGGAGCCCGAGACCGCCATCCACTGCGACGTCAACTACGACATTTTCCAGTTCATGCAGACCAATAACAAGACGTACGGCTTCACCATCACCTTGCTGGAAAACCCTCTCACGGTTGCGTCTCTGTGGCAGGAGACCAAGGCTTACACCAAGGCTCATCCCGAggtgctggccaaggatAACCTGCTCAACTGGCTCTCGTACGATAAGGGTGAGAACTACAACATGTGCCACTTTTGGTCTAATTTCGAGGTGGCCGACATGGACTTTTGGCGGTCGGAGGCGTACCAAAAGTATTTCGACCATCTGGACAAGTCCGGTGGGTTCTTCTATGAGCGGTGGGGTGATGCGCCTGTTCACTCCATTGCCGCAGCTCTGTTTCTGCCCAAGAGCGAAGTGCATTTCTTTAACGACATTGGATACACGCATCCTCCCTTCACTCACTGTCCCATTGATGGCGACACCCGGAAGGAGGGCAAGTGTTCGTGTCTTGCTGAAGAGACGTTTGATTGGAAGCCGTGCTCGTGTCTGGGGCGGTATCTGGACGTTCAGCGAATCAAGCGGCCCCATGACTGGGAGAACTATAGTGACTGGTAG
- a CDS encoding uncharacterized protein (Compare to YALI0A06611g, weakly similar to DEHA0A05082g Debaryomyces hansenii IPF 6622.1, similar to Saccharomyces cerevisiae YGR150C; ancestral locus Anc_4.87) — protein MLRARLLVPLVRPALVHRLDRCYSTALGSRFRKSNAVRSELKFDFPDVPVKEELFVQETPDKPLKENKTHVSDEDIDSLFDSLMSDHKAAEATEQHKELPPAEQERPSGANTHTAPIKHDTKSPMEYLAKSKLTPHVSRQVAKAMAGSPTQLLLATPASHHISTPAYQNDLWKHVISTLNTSKFQIPDFNSLMTTIPVDIRAQFLPQIEEWISQRGVKPSAITYGQVMLGYAEDGNVEKVEERFRQMIDNNITPTVHTYAHRLKACDKRGDLKQAMEIFDDLKLAQQLYGIRPNQVIFTTLISTSLRNHKVELASQIFEYMKYASLETQPTAHTYNSLITASAIRSNTERALDLFEEMKQKSVANVRTYQSLILACLRQEKYHLKAWELLLELREQHSESFYSRHTLVVVFQAAAVTGDLVFLRSLYKQLCMSPETYPDAILTQLLMQAYARYDTRTKPVASSALRATWGRLYGGNAQEMMRGFLFPDIEGMVQLNEEHPGMIPPFLPTNTIESLSFDRKKIIAESRAIFQFLKNNKPQLLDNIAATDYLKAGARHRDFPEFLRRYNEVSVGAGEAEGAVISPSEMKTYSARQKKPQRYDLQTQFSPAPRSDAHFFIALNAVQADCIADASERDPNLNHPLRRLTPQEMTDRLEFSQDVWVERGKWRKSDAYKNKYRTEAQQISADYNFALKIINALAALKQLGEAAAILSATPATFNWKKHDLAFFHNVAQAFYHEEAMKQIHKAVSRSKHLDEVIRNPDSEKSAEFDVFSI, from the coding sequence ATGCTCAGAGCACGCCTTCTAGTGCCGCTGGTACGACCAGCTCTAGTGCACAGACTCGACAGATGCTACAGCACCGCTCTGGGGTCCAGGTTCCGAAAATCAAACGCAGTTCGTTCGGAGCTCAAGTTCGACTTTCCTGATGTGCCGGTTAAAGAAGAGCTGTTTGTCCAGGAGACGCCCGACAAgcctctcaaggagaacaagaCCCACGTTTCCGACGAGGATATTGACAGTCTTTTTGACTCACTCATGAGCGACCACAAGGCTGCTGAAGCCACCGAACAGCACAAGGAGTTGCCTCCAGCTGAACAAGAGAGACCGTCGGGAGCAAATACACACACTGCACCCATCAAGCATGACACAAAGAGCCCCATGGAGTACCTGGCAAAGTCCAAGCTCACGCCTCATGTGAGTAGACAGGTAGCCAAGGCCATGGCTGGCTCGCCCACGCAACTTTTGCTAGCCACGCCTGCTAGCCATCACATTTCCACCCCTGCATACCAAAACGATCTTTGGAAACATGTCATTTCGACGCTCAACACGTCCAAGTTTCAGATTCCAGACTTTAACTCTCTGATGACGACTATCCCGGTCGACATTCGAGCGCAGTTTCTGCCTCAGATTGAGGAGTGGATTTCTCAGCGGGGAGTGAAGCCTTCTGCCATCACGTATGGCCAGGTCATGTTAGGATACGCCGAGGACGGCAACGtggaaaaggtggaggagagatTCCGACAAATGATTGATAACAATATCActcctactgtacatacttatGCGCATCGACTGAAGGCATGCGATAAACGGGGGGATCTGAAGCAGGCCATGGAGATTTTCGACGATCTCAAATTAGCCCAACAACTCTACGGTATCCGACCCAACCAGGTCATTTTCACAACCCTCATTTCCACATCTCTAAGAAACCACAAGGTGGAACTTGCATCTCAGATCTTCGAATACATGAAGTATGCTTCTCTGGAGACCCAGCCAACTGCACACACATACAACTCGCTGATTACAGCGTCTGCCATTCGTTCCAATACCGAACGAGCATTGGATTTGTTCGAGGAAATGAAACAGAAATCGGTTGCCAACGTTAGAACATATCAATCGCTGATTCTTGCCTGTTTGAGACAGGAAAAGTATCATCTCAAGGCATGGGAGCTTCTTTTGGAGCTCAGAGAACAACATAGTGAGAGTTTCTACTCCAGACACACTttggttgttgttttccaGGCCGCAGCCGTCACTGGAGACCTGGTGTTCCTTCGATCACTCTACAAGCAGCTCTGCATGTCTCCTGAGACGTACCCTGATGCCATTCTGACTCAGCTTCTGATGCAGGCTTATGCTCGGTACGACACACGGACCAAACCAgttgcttcttctgctcttCGGGCTACTTGGGGCCGTCTTTATGGAGGTAACGCTCAAGAAATGATGCGAGGATTCTTGTTCCCTGATATTGAGGGTATGGTGCAGCTTAACGAGGAGCATCCCGGCATGATCCCTCCTTTCTTGCCTACCAATACCATTGAAAGTCTTTCTTTCGACCGTAAGAAGATCATTGCTGAATCTCGAGCCATTTTCCAGTTCTTGAAGAACAACAAGCCTCAGCTGCTGGATAACATTGCTGCCACTGACTATCTCAAGGCGGGAGCTAGACATAGAGATTTCCCTGAGTTTCTGAGACGATACAACGAGGTTTCTGTgggtgctggagaagccgAGGGCGCTGTTATCAGTCCTTCTGAGATGAAGACTTACTCTGCTCGACAGAAGAAGCCTCAGCGGTACGATTTGCAGACTCAGTTCTCTCCTGCCCCCCGTTCTGATGCTCATTTCTTTATTGCCCTGAACGCTGTTCAGGCTGACTGCATTGCTGATGCCAGTGAACGGGATCCCAACCTCAACCACCCCTTGAGACGCCTCACCCCTCAGGAGATGACCGATAGACTTGAATTTTCCCAGGACGTGTGGGTAGAGCGAGGCAAGTGGCGGAAGTCCGATGcatacaagaacaagtatAGGACTGAGGCTCAGCAGATTAGCGCAGACTACAATTTTGCGCTCAAGATTATCAATGCTCTGGCTGCCCTGAAACAgcttggagaagctgctgcgaTTCTGTCGGCTACGCCTGCCACTTTCAACTGGAAGAAGCACGATCTGGCCTTCTTCCACAATGTTGCTCAGGCTTTCTACCATGAGGAGGCTATGAAGCAGATCCACAAGGCCGTGTCTCGGTCCAAGCACCTGGATGAGGTCATTAGAAACCCCGACTCGGAAAAATCAGCTGAATTTGACGTTTTCAGCATTTGA
- a CDS encoding uncharacterized protein (Compare to YALI0A06523g, weakly similar to uniprot|Q04740 Saccharomyces cerevisiae YMR234w RNH1 ribonuclease H), producing the protein MAKKYYAVKAGRKPGIYNSFAECDKQTERFPGAEWKGFDDYDKAQEYMSWIGDAGLSTRMLVQLVQDTTADIHLFKINVAVKTDALEAALKNLEVTQRDLEAAQRDLEAAQNQLQEAELDLRVAQKKIQAANSQKNGGQMFFVCENLIFDQEREAMRSAAQKFLPIESFLSLEEAIGYVEEETDYALVFPPEQRGLHYSNSDGDIINQIFTDGACSRNGQKDAVAGFGLYLGENHKENLSGRVYGSPQTNQRAELTAILHAYCICASKLSDGRLYEIYTDSSYAIDCLTKWHIAWERNGWRNRGGEPVANQDVIKRILTLKAESTNCIGLKKVEAHGSSEGNKQADRLARQGVTAKNLFENIPNWFLNR; encoded by the coding sequence ATGGCCAAAAAGTACTATGCTGTGAAAGCTGGACGCAAGCCCGGCATTTACAACTCCTTTGCTGAGTGCGACAAACAGACGGAAAGGTTTCCAGGGGCAGAATGGAAGGGCTTCGATGACTACGACAAGGCGCAGGAGTACATGTCCTGGATAGGCGATGCTGGACTTTCGACTCGGATGCTAGTTCAACTTGTACAGGACACCACGGCTGATATCCACCTGTTCAAAATCAATGTCGCTGTGAAAACTGACGCCTTGGAAGCCGCCTTGAAGAACTTGGAAGTGACCCAGAGAGACTTGGAAGCGGCCCAGAGAGACTTGGAAGCGGCCCAGAACCAGTTGCAAGAGGCAGAGCTGGACTTACGGgtggcccagaagaagatccaggCTGCTAATTCCCAGAAAAACGGCGGCCAGATGTTCTTTGTTTGCGAAAACCTCATCTTCGACCAGGAACGAGAGGCCATGAGAAGTGCTGCTCAGAAATTTCTACCCATTGAGTCATTTCTGAGCCTCGAAGAAGCTATTGGGTatgtggaagaagaaactgACTATGCTCTCGTCTTTCCTCCAGAACAACGAGGTCTACACTATTCCAACTCAGATGGAGACATTATCAATCAGATTTTCACTGACGGCGCGTGCTCTAGGAACGGACAGAAAGACGCTGTTGCTGGGTTTGGACTCTATCTCGGAGAGAACCATAAGGAAAACCTCTCCGGGCGTGTTTATGGGTCGCCTCAGACCAACCAGAGAGCTGAGCTAACGGCAATTCTTCACGCGTATTGCATTTGCGCATCTAAGCTCTCAGATGGCCGACTTTACGAGATTTACACCGACTCAAGCTATGCCATCGACTGTCTCACCAAGTGGCACATTGCGTGGGAACGAAACGGCTGGCGGAACCGGGGCGGGGAACCAGTGGCTAACCAGGACGTGATCAAGCGTATCCTGACATTGAAGGCTGAAAGCACCAATTGCATTGGTTTGAAAAAGGTAGAGGCCCATGGTTCTAGTGAAGGAAACAAGCAGGCAGATCGGCTTGCAAGGCAAGGTGTCACTGCTAAGAATCTATTTGAAAACATTCCTAATTGGTTTTTGAACAGGTAA
- a CDS encoding uncharacterized protein (Compare to YALI0A06501g, similar to Saccharomyces cerevisiae IMG2 (YCR071C); ancestral locus Anc_6.339, no similarity), whose amino-acid sequence MFRTTSARIEAACRPLAQTQMRFKSQLHRLKHPQHIAQLVQKRKITALDPFSKQVLERNKDAVANAFPDAASFDVAALAPQRLALKSEGGAAVAPKTNKSGYGFGTDGWYHVGRTALNHIAVHSWKNSTKVKTEISKITGSAVLLKRDLCKALDLHKSDVVIAPSGRKIYVRGNMVPEVRTWLEAKF is encoded by the coding sequence ATGTTCCGAACGACATCAGCCCGAATCGAGGCCGCGTGTCGGCCGCtggcacagacacagatgCGATTTAAGTCGCAACTGCACCGGCTCAAGCACCCCCAGCACATTGCCCAGCTGGTCCAGAAGCGAAAGATCACCGCTCTTGATCCCTTCTCCAAGCAGGTTCTGGAGCGAAACAAGGATGCAGTTGCCAATGCGTTCCCCGACGCCGCTTCTTTCGACGTGGCTGCTCTCGCGCCCCAGCGTCTGGCTCTAAAGTCCGAGGGAGGAGCCGCCGTGGCtcccaagaccaacaagtCCGGCTACGGCTTTGGTACCGACGGATGGTACCACGTTGGCCGAACCGCTCTCAACCACATTGCCGTCCACTCGTGGAAGAACTccaccaaggtcaagacGGAGATCTCCAAGATCACCGGAAGCGCCGTGCTTCTGAAACGAGACCTGTGCAAGGCTCTCGACCTGCACAAGTCGGACGTGGTTATCGCACCCAGCGGTCGAAAGATCTACGTTCGAGGCAACATGGTCCCCGAGGTTCGAACCTGGCTCGAGGCCAAGTTCTAG